The Metabacillus sediminilitoris genome window below encodes:
- a CDS encoding class II histone deacetylase: protein MTLKTGFIYDESYFWHDTGNGALSLQPGGWIEADEHGESPKSKRRIKNLLERSEFIKELQVMEPRAAIREEIERVHLSSYIDKVKHLSDTTGGDAGDFALVGRGSYEIALKTAGGTISGVDAVMEGKVKNVYALTRPPGHHAEKDQGMGFCIFNNVAVAAKHAREKYDLNRILILDWDVHHGNGTENIFYDDPNVLTVSLHQELNFPPNRGLMNHNGEGAGLGYNVNIPLPAGTGNAGYIYALENVVFPIAEQFKPELIIVAAGQDANVFDPLARMMVTADGFGIMAKLVKDLAEKLCENRLVFSHEGGYSAAYVPFCSLRIIESLSGLKSKVTEDPYYEAIATLPTNVLYPHQKEAVEKVIDIQSNFWSLGSKVKS from the coding sequence ATGACATTAAAAACAGGATTTATCTATGATGAAAGTTATTTTTGGCATGATACTGGTAATGGAGCATTATCCCTTCAACCAGGCGGATGGATTGAAGCAGATGAACATGGTGAAAGTCCTAAAAGTAAACGACGAATAAAAAATCTATTAGAACGAAGTGAATTTATCAAAGAATTACAAGTAATGGAACCAAGAGCTGCTATTAGGGAGGAAATCGAAAGGGTTCATCTTTCATCTTATATTGATAAAGTAAAGCATCTTAGTGATACAACTGGAGGTGATGCAGGTGACTTTGCACTAGTAGGAAGAGGATCTTATGAAATAGCATTAAAAACTGCTGGTGGGACGATTTCTGGAGTCGATGCTGTAATGGAAGGTAAAGTTAAAAATGTCTATGCCCTTACAAGGCCACCAGGGCATCATGCTGAAAAAGATCAAGGGATGGGATTTTGTATATTTAATAATGTTGCAGTAGCAGCAAAGCATGCGAGAGAAAAATATGATTTAAACAGAATTTTAATATTAGACTGGGATGTTCATCATGGAAATGGGACAGAAAATATTTTTTATGATGATCCAAATGTATTAACAGTTTCTCTTCATCAAGAACTAAACTTTCCTCCTAATAGAGGGTTAATGAATCATAACGGCGAGGGAGCAGGACTAGGTTATAACGTAAATATCCCACTTCCAGCTGGAACTGGAAATGCTGGATATATCTATGCATTAGAAAATGTGGTATTTCCTATAGCTGAACAATTTAAACCTGAACTTATTATTGTAGCAGCTGGACAGGATGCAAATGTATTTGATCCGTTAGCTAGAATGATGGTCACAGCTGATGGATTTGGAATAATGGCAAAATTGGTCAAAGACTTAGCTGAGAAACTATGTGAAAATCGATTAGTCTTTAGTCATGAAGGCGGGTATAGTGCAGCGTATGTTCCTTTTTGTTCATTGAGAATTATAGAATCTTTAAGTGGGTTAAAAAGTAAAGTAACAGAAGACCCTTATTATGAGGCTATTGCTACTTTACCAACGAATGTGTTGTATCCTCATCAGAAAGAGGCAGTAGAAAAAGTGATAGATATTCAATCAAATTTTTGGAGTTTAGGCTCAAAAGTTAAGTCTTAA
- a CDS encoding 5-carboxymethyl-2-hydroxymuconate Delta-isomerase, with translation MPHFIVEYTDNIKTEANIPLLLEKANKILISKSPLFPVGGIRSRAIELKDYYIADGEEDYAFVHATLKIGAGRSEDEKKATCEELFSAMKDHFAELYNKRYLALSMELFEFSEAGTYKQNNIHGQFKK, from the coding sequence ATGCCACATTTTATTGTTGAATATACAGATAATATTAAAACCGAAGCAAACATTCCTCTTCTTCTTGAAAAGGCAAACAAAATATTAATCTCTAAATCTCCTCTCTTTCCAGTTGGAGGAATTCGCTCTCGTGCAATTGAACTGAAAGATTATTATATTGCTGATGGTGAAGAAGATTATGCTTTTGTACATGCAACATTAAAAATCGGCGCAGGCCGTTCTGAAGATGAGAAAAAAGCAACTTGTGAGGAACTATTTTCTGCAATGAAAGATCATTTTGCTGAACTATACAATAAACGTTACTTGGCATTGTCAATGGAACTATTTGAATTTAGTGAGGCAGGTACGTATAAACAAAATAATATTCATGGACAATTTAAAAAATAG
- a CDS encoding fumarylacetoacetate hydrolase family protein, with amino-acid sequence MKHARVAFKGAIHHAIESDGHLKLDNGQIVSEEEVVWLPPVEPRTVFALGLNYADHAAELAFNAPTEPLVFLKGPNTFVGHRSNTYRPADVTYMHYECELGVVIGRSGRNIKQEEAYDYVSGYTVANDYAIRDYLENYYRPNLRVKNRDTCTPIGPWFVDAKDIKDPMNLQLRTYVNGEITQEGTTKDMIFSIPMLIEYLSSFMTLNKNDIILTGTPKGSVDTKVGDVVMTEVEGVGRLVNTIIGEE; translated from the coding sequence ATGAAACATGCACGTGTAGCATTTAAAGGAGCAATCCATCATGCAATTGAATCAGATGGACATCTTAAGTTAGATAATGGTCAAATTGTAAGTGAAGAAGAAGTTGTTTGGCTTCCACCTGTTGAACCGAGAACTGTTTTTGCATTAGGGCTAAATTATGCAGATCATGCCGCAGAGCTTGCATTTAATGCACCTACAGAACCATTAGTATTTCTTAAAGGACCTAATACCTTTGTTGGACACCGCTCAAATACCTATCGTCCAGCTGATGTAACATATATGCATTATGAATGTGAACTTGGAGTCGTGATCGGGCGATCAGGACGTAATATTAAACAAGAAGAAGCCTATGATTATGTCTCAGGATATACAGTTGCAAACGATTATGCCATTCGTGATTACCTTGAAAATTACTACCGTCCGAATTTGCGCGTTAAAAATCGGGACACATGTACACCAATCGGTCCTTGGTTTGTGGATGCAAAAGATATTAAAGATCCTATGAATCTACAATTACGGACATATGTAAATGGGGAAATTACACAAGAAGGAACGACGAAGGATATGATTTTTAGTATCCCAATGTTGATTGAATACTTAAGTAGTTTTATGACACTAAACAAAAATGACATTATCCTTACAGGTACGCCTAAAGGCTCAGTCGATACGAAAGTTGGAGATGTCGTTATGACAGAAGTTGAAGGTGTAGGCCGATTAGTTAACACAATTATCGGTGAAGAATAA
- a CDS encoding fumarylacetoacetate hydrolase family protein, which yields MSKAIVKFSSLLHTKEVVVDSSSNTIFLNDKKFTTEQTSLDAPISGTVYGTILNYKGELEALGTAVNEAPYKQPPKAPVLYIKPINTIIGFQKPIPLPSNVSNLQIGAALGVVIGKNATNVSEKNALEYVAGYTIVNDVSVPHDSVYRPAISQKSRDGFCPVGPWVIERDAIADPNQLSIQVFINGELKQQNTTANLIRPVSQLISEITSFMTLYEGDTLLVGVPENPPLVNEGDLVRIEIEGIGSLENKVKPEVESLLKEEAK from the coding sequence ATGAGTAAAGCAATAGTTAAATTTAGTAGTTTGCTTCATACGAAAGAAGTGGTTGTCGATTCAAGCAGTAATACAATATTCCTTAACGATAAGAAATTCACTACAGAGCAAACCTCATTGGACGCTCCAATATCCGGTACAGTGTATGGAACAATTCTAAACTATAAGGGTGAGCTTGAAGCATTAGGCACAGCTGTTAATGAAGCACCCTACAAGCAACCGCCAAAAGCACCTGTTTTATATATCAAACCAATAAATACAATCATTGGTTTTCAAAAGCCAATTCCATTGCCTTCTAATGTTTCTAATTTACAAATCGGTGCTGCATTAGGGGTTGTCATTGGAAAAAATGCGACAAATGTAAGCGAAAAGAATGCCTTAGAATATGTGGCAGGGTACACAATTGTCAATGATGTCAGTGTTCCTCATGATAGTGTCTATCGACCAGCGATTAGTCAAAAATCAAGAGATGGTTTCTGTCCTGTAGGTCCTTGGGTCATTGAACGTGATGCCATAGCTGATCCGAATCAACTTTCCATTCAAGTGTTTATCAATGGAGAGTTAAAACAGCAAAACACAACAGCAAATTTAATTCGTCCTGTATCACAGCTAATTTCTGAAATTACCTCTTTCATGACTTTATATGAAGGTGACACACTTCTAGTTGGCGTACCAGAAAATCCTCCACTAGTAAACGAAGGAGATCTTGTTCGAATTGAAATAGAAGGAATTGGTTCATTAGAAAACAAGGTCAAGCCAGAAGTTGAAAGTCTATTGAAGGAGGAAGCAAAATGA
- a CDS encoding DUF485 domain-containing protein, producing the protein MSQMNEKIPFEEMKQQIDYEHIASTEEFKKLLSNKKKFIVPFTLFYMAYSLLLPFLALYTDLLNQPVVGDITFAWIYGISFIPVSLLVCSIYVKKAAYFDEKAKEILEKEGL; encoded by the coding sequence ATGAGTCAAATGAATGAGAAGATTCCTTTTGAGGAAATGAAACAGCAAATCGATTACGAGCACATCGCTTCAACAGAAGAATTTAAAAAATTGCTTTCAAACAAGAAAAAGTTTATTGTACCATTTACACTTTTTTACATGGCTTACTCGCTTCTTTTACCATTTCTTGCTTTATACACAGATCTATTAAATCAACCAGTAGTTGGAGATATCACTTTTGCCTGGATTTATGGTATTTCTTTTATACCAGTGTCATTACTTGTTTGTAGCATCTATGTAAAGAAAGCGGCTTATTTTGACGAAAAGGCAAAGGAAATTTTGGAGAAAGAGGGGTTATAA
- a CDS encoding solute symporter family protein, translating to MGINVIILFAVMTLGTLFITYYASKKTKTAGSFYTAGGGLTARQNGLALAGDFMSASTFLGLIGAFSLTGYDGFFLMYPALVSFLVILFLVAEPLRNLGKYTLGDMVTARYKFKQVRAVTAINTIVISIFYMLGQLVAAGALFKLLLGIPFNVSVIIVGIGMLAFVLFGGMTATSWVQIIKAILLVGGTFILFVMVMWQFNFNFIGIFTDMKTATPFGADFLNPGVKYTSGWDAASLTLGLLLGTAGLPHVLVRFLTVPNAQVARKSVVWVMWIMGAFHVMVIFLGFGAAKLVGTDNIIEANPAGNMAAPLLSQLVGGDLMFAFISAVSFATILAVVAGIVVTGATAFSHDLFNEIIKDGKATEKQQMNMVRLASIIITIISITLSLSLQQFNVAFLASLAFTLAASSNLPVILFTIYWRKFNKTGAIFGMLVGLFGTLLLVAFSPNVWNPIPGAALITGEPIFPLASPGIISIPLGFFACYIGTLVGARKKQIVEDNFSEIVVKSNTGSDVKGVVQH from the coding sequence ATGGGTATCAATGTCATTATTCTTTTTGCTGTTATGACGTTAGGAACACTTTTTATTACGTATTACGCTTCTAAAAAAACAAAAACAGCAGGTTCCTTTTATACTGCTGGAGGTGGATTAACGGCTAGGCAAAATGGTCTTGCTTTGGCAGGGGATTTTATGTCTGCTTCAACCTTTTTAGGATTAATTGGCGCCTTTTCATTAACTGGGTATGATGGATTTTTCCTCATGTATCCTGCACTTGTTTCTTTCCTTGTGATTTTATTTTTAGTAGCAGAACCATTGCGTAATTTAGGAAAATATACATTGGGAGATATGGTTACAGCCCGCTATAAATTTAAACAAGTTCGTGCAGTAACAGCTATTAATACAATCGTCATTTCAATTTTTTATATGCTTGGACAACTTGTGGCAGCAGGGGCTTTATTTAAATTATTATTAGGTATTCCGTTTAATGTTTCAGTCATTATCGTTGGAATTGGTATGTTAGCATTTGTCTTATTCGGAGGCATGACGGCAACTAGCTGGGTACAAATAATAAAAGCAATCCTCTTAGTAGGCGGGACATTTATTCTGTTTGTTATGGTAATGTGGCAATTTAATTTTAATTTTATTGGGATATTCACTGATATGAAAACGGCAACACCATTTGGAGCTGATTTCTTAAATCCAGGTGTGAAGTATACGAGTGGTTGGGATGCGGCATCCTTAACACTGGGCCTATTACTGGGAACAGCAGGTCTTCCTCACGTTTTAGTCCGTTTTCTTACTGTACCGAATGCTCAAGTAGCGCGAAAATCTGTCGTTTGGGTTATGTGGATCATGGGTGCTTTTCATGTTATGGTCATTTTCCTTGGTTTCGGGGCTGCAAAACTAGTCGGAACTGATAATATTATCGAGGCTAATCCAGCAGGAAATATGGCCGCACCATTGCTATCGCAGTTAGTAGGGGGAGACCTTATGTTTGCTTTCATCTCTGCAGTTTCTTTTGCTACCATTCTTGCAGTTGTTGCTGGAATTGTGGTTACTGGAGCAACGGCTTTTTCCCATGACTTATTCAACGAAATTATAAAAGATGGAAAAGCGACAGAGAAGCAGCAAATGAATATGGTTCGTCTTGCATCAATCATCATTACGATTATTTCGATTACTCTATCATTATCTCTTCAACAATTTAATGTCGCATTTTTAGCATCATTAGCCTTTACACTTGCTGCAAGTTCGAATTTACCAGTCATTCTATTTACAATTTACTGGAGGAAGTTTAATAAAACTGGTGCAATCTTCGGTATGCTTGTTGGTTTATTTGGTACACTTCTTCTAGTAGCATTTAGTCCGAATGTCTGGAATCCAATACCAGGTGCTGCCTTAATTACAGGAGAACCTATCTTCCCACTTGCCTCACCAGGTATTATTTCGATTCCGTTAGGATTCTTTGCATGTTATATTGGCACACTGGTAGGTGCACGTAAGAAACAGATCGTAGAGGATAATTTTTCAGAGATTGTAGTTAAGTCAAATACAGGAAGTGACGTTAAAGGTGTTGTTCAACATTGA
- a CDS encoding GntR family transcriptional regulator gives MCMEKKLNKRQYAYEVIRSRIIDGVYVPGQRIIIDQIAKEVGSSPIPVREAIHQLESEQLIEYKPNVGAVVHGINDDLYKETLHVLALLEGYATALSSKFITYEGIEKLKQYNQEMKDSLTNFELDKIGRLNRKFHNLIYSFCPNKLLLTNIQQMLDRLDTVRKSEFTFYPKRTPQSILEHEQIIESLCEEHDFRKIEELARQHKLNTLQAFNEQ, from the coding sequence ATGTGTATGGAAAAAAAATTAAATAAACGACAATATGCTTATGAAGTTATTCGTTCAAGGATAATAGACGGAGTTTATGTCCCTGGCCAAAGAATTATCATTGATCAAATTGCGAAAGAAGTTGGCTCCAGCCCTATTCCAGTACGTGAGGCTATACACCAGTTAGAATCTGAGCAATTGATTGAATACAAACCAAATGTTGGAGCAGTCGTTCATGGAATTAATGATGATTTATACAAAGAAACACTCCATGTACTAGCACTTCTTGAAGGCTATGCAACTGCTCTAAGTTCAAAATTTATTACATATGAGGGAATAGAAAAGCTAAAACAATATAATCAGGAAATGAAAGATTCCCTTACAAATTTTGAACTAGATAAAATAGGCAGACTCAATAGAAAGTTTCATAATTTGATTTATTCCTTTTGTCCTAATAAACTCTTGTTAACCAATATCCAACAAATGTTAGATCGTTTAGATACAGTTAGGAAATCAGAGTTTACTTTTTATCCAAAGCGTACTCCACAGTCTATTCTAGAGCATGAGCAAATTATTGAATCATTATGTGAAGAGCATGACTTCCGTAAAATTGAAGAACTGGCAAGACAACATAAATTGAATACCCTTCAAGCATTTAATGAGCAATAA
- a CDS encoding LysR family transcriptional regulator → MDIKQLHYFCTIVQEGQITRAAKKLHMAQPPLSQQLKLLEQELGVRLFDRNGRNMDLTDSGKVLYKRATRILSQVDETMTEVKETGEGIKGVLSIGASKSCFAYLPERIRTFREKYPLVTFQLREGDTFYIGELLKNREIELAITRLPLEMDDISMIRFPIEPYILVIPQSWQDQVKNRLSIKMIEIKDFPLLLLHRINGKGQFEIVINECRSHGFEPNVVLECPDASMLLSLVAAGVGATIVPKSTLLSHYSDQTIAIELEDASIMSESAIIWLKDRYLSKSANHLIETFKQV, encoded by the coding sequence ATGGATATTAAACAACTTCACTATTTTTGTACAATCGTTCAAGAAGGGCAAATTACCCGCGCTGCAAAAAAACTTCATATGGCACAACCTCCACTAAGTCAGCAGCTGAAACTATTGGAACAAGAGCTTGGAGTAAGACTGTTTGACCGAAATGGGAGAAATATGGATTTAACCGATTCCGGAAAGGTTCTTTATAAAAGAGCAACAAGAATCCTTTCACAAGTTGATGAAACAATGACCGAAGTAAAGGAAACGGGAGAAGGGATAAAAGGGGTACTATCTATCGGGGCAAGTAAATCCTGCTTTGCCTACCTACCAGAACGCATCCGCACATTTCGAGAAAAATATCCTCTTGTAACGTTCCAATTAAGAGAAGGAGACACCTTTTACATTGGGGAATTATTGAAAAATCGAGAAATTGAGCTAGCAATTACACGACTGCCATTAGAAATGGATGACATCTCTATGATACGTTTCCCTATAGAGCCATATATTTTAGTTATTCCACAATCGTGGCAGGATCAAGTGAAAAACAGATTATCCATTAAAATGATTGAAATTAAAGACTTTCCATTATTACTCTTACATCGAATTAATGGTAAAGGACAATTTGAAATTGTTATTAACGAATGCCGAAGTCACGGCTTTGAACCAAATGTTGTCCTTGAGTGTCCAGATGCTTCCATGCTTCTCTCTCTCGTTGCAGCTGGAGTCGGAGCAACAATTGTACCAAAATCTACTCTTCTATCACATTATTCTGATCAAACAATTGCAATTGAACTTGAAGATGCCTCTATCATGTCTGAATCCGCAATCATTTGGTTAAAAGATCGTTATCTATCGAAAAGCGCAAATCATTTAATTGAAACGTTTAAACAAGTTTAA
- the hpaI gene encoding 2,4-dihydroxyhept-2-ene-1,7-dioic acid aldolase yields the protein MSRFDEAKQRLRGSISPVITPFNEDGSIDFDSFGKIINWHIESGSHGISVTGTTGEPSSLTVDERVQVMEAAAKAINGRVPFVPGTGSTNHQETLYLTKKAQEIGADAVLVIVPYYNKPSQHALFKHFKAVADSVPELPIILYNIPGRTATNLQIDTLVKLKDACPNIIGVKESNKDFEHINRVLLKCGRDFNLYSGIELLCYPMLAIGGAGHISATANVVPDKVAEIYNAWRDGDVQRSLDLHYDLMELNDVLFKDTNPAPIKAALGMMGKIKPILRLPMDLPTQKLQDEIRSVVKTHVDLPDSVVTK from the coding sequence ATGTCTAGATTTGATGAAGCTAAACAAAGATTACGAGGTTCTATATCTCCTGTCATTACACCATTTAATGAAGATGGGTCAATTGATTTTGATTCTTTCGGAAAAATAATAAATTGGCATATTGAAAGTGGAAGCCATGGAATTTCAGTAACAGGAACAACTGGAGAACCTAGCTCCTTGACTGTTGATGAAAGAGTTCAGGTGATGGAAGCAGCTGCAAAAGCAATCAATGGCAGAGTTCCATTCGTTCCAGGTACAGGATCAACAAATCATCAAGAAACACTTTATTTAACGAAAAAGGCACAAGAAATCGGAGCAGATGCAGTACTTGTCATTGTTCCTTATTATAATAAACCATCACAACATGCGTTGTTTAAACATTTCAAGGCAGTTGCTGATTCAGTTCCTGAACTACCGATCATCCTTTATAACATTCCAGGTAGAACAGCAACAAATTTACAGATTGATACATTGGTGAAATTAAAAGATGCTTGCCCGAACATTATCGGTGTTAAAGAATCAAATAAAGACTTCGAACATATTAACCGTGTGTTATTAAAATGTGGAAGAGATTTCAACTTGTATTCAGGCATTGAATTACTTTGCTACCCAATGCTTGCAATCGGCGGCGCAGGACATATCAGCGCAACAGCAAACGTTGTTCCTGATAAAGTTGCTGAAATCTACAATGCTTGGAGAGACGGGGATGTACAAAGATCTCTTGATCTACACTATGACTTAATGGAACTAAATGATGTTCTGTTTAAAGATACAAACCCTGCTCCTATTAAAGCAGCATTAGGAATGATGGGTAAAATCAAACCAATCTTACGTTTACCAATGGATTTACCAACACAAAAATTACAAGATGAAATCAGAAGCGTAGTGAAGACTCACGTGGATCTTCCTGATAGTGTTGTAACAAAATAA
- the hpaE gene encoding 5-carboxymethyl-2-hydroxymuconate semialdehyde dehydrogenase, with protein MVNKVSEKSNVRANVKVEDVKLYINGEFVQSESRTTFANMSPFTNEQINNIAEGREEDINKAVKAANNAFKNTWSTMKISERMKYINRIADVIDEEVEEIAILEAIDTGLPISQTRKMVSRAATNFRFYAKMVESKLHGEAYQVDDEFINYTIYKPLGVVGLITPWNAPFMLETWKVAPALATGNTVVLKPAELSPLTANKLAEVIHKAGLPKGVFNIVHGFGETAGASLVAHPDVEAISFTGETTTGSIIIKNAADTLKKTSMELGGKSPLIVFDDADLDRALDAAVWGIFSFNGERCTANSRVFLHKNIKHQFVEALKERVSNIKIGDPMDPSTQLGPLIEKGHYNKVKEYIEIAKQEGCEVIQGVIPEEFKAGNYVPPTLLLKATNDMKVCQEEIFGPVMAVIEFETEEEVVAAANDVKYGLAGYVWTNDIKRGHRVAQAVEAGMLWINSQNTRDLRIPFGGTKASGIGREGGHYAIFEFYTEPKVIHVAIGDHHIPQFGKKK; from the coding sequence GTGGTTAATAAAGTTTCTGAAAAAAGTAATGTACGGGCAAACGTAAAAGTAGAGGACGTTAAGTTATACATTAACGGCGAGTTCGTTCAGTCAGAGTCTAGGACAACATTTGCAAATATGAGTCCATTTACAAATGAACAAATTAACAATATTGCTGAAGGACGCGAAGAAGATATTAATAAAGCAGTAAAAGCTGCTAACAACGCTTTTAAAAATACTTGGAGTACGATGAAAATTTCTGAACGGATGAAATACATTAATCGTATTGCAGACGTCATTGATGAAGAAGTTGAAGAGATTGCTATTTTAGAAGCGATAGACACTGGTCTGCCAATTAGTCAAACTAGAAAAATGGTATCACGTGCTGCTACAAACTTCCGCTTCTATGCAAAAATGGTAGAATCCAAGCTGCATGGAGAAGCATACCAAGTAGACGATGAATTTATTAACTATACCATTTATAAACCATTAGGTGTTGTAGGATTAATCACACCTTGGAATGCTCCATTCATGTTAGAAACTTGGAAGGTTGCTCCAGCACTTGCAACTGGAAATACCGTTGTTTTAAAACCGGCTGAGCTATCACCATTAACTGCGAATAAATTAGCTGAAGTCATTCATAAAGCAGGATTACCGAAAGGCGTTTTTAATATTGTTCATGGTTTCGGTGAAACAGCAGGTGCTTCACTTGTGGCTCATCCTGATGTTGAAGCAATTTCGTTCACAGGAGAAACTACTACAGGTTCTATCATTATAAAAAATGCTGCTGATACATTAAAGAAAACATCGATGGAGCTTGGTGGAAAATCACCATTAATCGTTTTTGATGATGCAGATCTTGACCGTGCTTTAGATGCTGCGGTTTGGGGAATTTTCTCATTCAATGGTGAACGTTGTACAGCAAACTCTCGCGTATTTTTACACAAGAACATTAAACACCAATTTGTTGAAGCATTAAAGGAAAGAGTTTCTAATATTAAAATTGGTGACCCAATGGATCCATCAACACAACTTGGACCATTAATTGAGAAAGGCCATTATAACAAAGTAAAAGAGTATATTGAAATTGCAAAACAAGAAGGCTGTGAAGTTATTCAAGGGGTTATACCTGAAGAATTTAAAGCAGGGAATTATGTTCCACCAACATTATTATTGAAAGCAACAAATGATATGAAAGTTTGTCAGGAAGAAATCTTCGGACCTGTTATGGCGGTCATTGAATTTGAAACAGAGGAAGAAGTTGTTGCTGCTGCAAATGACGTAAAATACGGCCTTGCTGGTTATGTTTGGACGAATGATATTAAACGCGGCCATCGAGTAGCACAAGCTGTAGAAGCAGGAATGCTTTGGATCAATTCACAAAACACTCGTGATCTTCGCATTCCATTTGGAGGTACGAAAGCAAGCGGAATTGGCCGAGAAGGCGGACATTACGCAATCTTTGAATTCTATACAGAGCCGAAAGTTATTCATGTGGCAATAGGTGATCACCATATTCCACAGTTTGGAAAGAAGAAATAA
- the hpaB gene encoding 4-hydroxyphenylacetate 3-monooxygenase, oxygenase component encodes MGAKTGKEYIERLKKANNNIYIHGERVNDVTEHPGLKGVIQSMANLYDLQFEKPEKMLYTSPTTGEKVGTTWLQPKTIDDVMARREAIQEWALTSGGMMGRSPDYLNAEVMAMGVSNELFAEADPMFAENARKYYEFARENDISLTHTLIHPQINRAKAQSEQKDANVALHLVEKTKEGIIVDGIRLLATQGGITDEILVFPSTVKKAGEEDDPYSLAFAIPNNTPGLKYISRESFDYGKNAYDHPLGSRFEEGDAIVSFENVFVPWERVFVCGNSSICNRTFRETNAVVHMSHQVISKNIIKTEFVLGVALSVMDAIGIDGFQHVKDKGTEIMLALEAMKSHLYRAEHNAQLDKWGTMTPDFEALDAARNWYPRIYPRLVEILRVLGASGLMGIPTEADFNNPDIGAIAHRGLQGKNLEGYERVQLFRLAWDITMSAFGSRQMHYEYYFFGDPIRMGMTYFDNYQAKDLLKDRVKDFLGKAVKNTNSNFLNV; translated from the coding sequence ATGGGTGCAAAAACAGGTAAAGAGTATATTGAACGCTTAAAGAAGGCAAATAACAATATTTATATTCACGGAGAAAGAGTAAACGACGTAACAGAACATCCAGGTTTAAAAGGTGTCATTCAATCAATGGCAAACCTATACGATCTACAGTTTGAAAAACCAGAAAAAATGCTATACACATCACCAACGACAGGTGAAAAAGTTGGTACTACATGGTTACAGCCGAAAACAATTGATGATGTCATGGCAAGACGTGAAGCCATACAGGAATGGGCGCTAACATCAGGAGGTATGATGGGGCGTTCTCCTGACTATCTAAATGCAGAAGTTATGGCAATGGGTGTTTCGAATGAATTATTTGCTGAAGCAGACCCAATGTTTGCAGAAAATGCACGTAAATATTACGAGTTTGCTAGAGAAAATGATATTAGCTTAACACATACATTAATCCATCCACAAATTAACCGTGCAAAAGCACAGAGTGAACAAAAGGATGCAAATGTTGCGCTTCACCTTGTTGAGAAAACAAAGGAAGGTATCATTGTTGATGGGATTCGTTTGTTAGCAACTCAAGGTGGAATTACAGATGAAATTCTAGTTTTTCCTTCAACAGTTAAAAAAGCTGGAGAAGAAGACGATCCATATTCATTAGCATTTGCGATTCCAAATAATACGCCAGGCCTTAAATATATTAGCCGCGAGTCATTTGATTACGGTAAAAATGCTTATGATCACCCACTTGGATCCCGATTTGAAGAAGGTGATGCGATTGTTTCTTTTGAAAACGTATTCGTACCTTGGGAAAGAGTATTTGTTTGTGGAAATTCTTCAATCTGTAACCGCACGTTCCGTGAAACAAATGCTGTTGTTCATATGTCACACCAAGTTATTTCTAAAAATATTATCAAAACTGAATTTGTACTAGGTGTTGCATTATCTGTCATGGATGCAATTGGAATTGACGGTTTCCAACACGTAAAAGACAAAGGAACTGAAATTATGCTGGCACTTGAAGCGATGAAATCACATCTTTATCGTGCAGAGCATAATGCACAGCTAGATAAATGGGGCACAATGACACCAGATTTTGAAGCATTAGATGCTGCTCGTAACTGGTATCCAAGAATTTATCCACGTCTTGTTGAAATCTTACGTGTACTAGGTGCATCTGGTTTAATGGGTATTCCGACAGAAGCTGACTTTAATAATCCGGATATTGGTGCAATTGCTCACCGTGGATTACAAGGTAAAAACCTAGAAGGTTACGAGCGTGTCCAATTATTCCGTTTAGCATGGGATATTACAATGAGTGCATTCGGAAGCAGACAAATGCATTATGAGTACTATTTCTTCGGTGATCCGATCAGAATGGGTATGACTTATTTCGATAACTATCAAGCGAAAGATTTATTGAAAGATCGAGTAAAGGATTTCTTAGGAAAAGCAGTAAAAAATACAAATTCTAATTTTCTAAATGTATAA